The DNA region AGCCGCCCGGCGCCGCAGACCCGGACCACCGTCGAACTGTCCGCGCTGCAGCACGCCGTGACCGAAGCCGTCCCGGCCGTGGACGTCCCCGACATGATCGTGGACGCGGTGTGCACGCTGCGGGCCGCCCTGCGCCGCAGGGAACTCGTCGCCTCCGACCGCCGCTGGCGGCAGGCGGTGGGCCTGCTCCAGGCGTCCGCGTACCTCGACGGCCGCCCGGAGGTCGCCGAGACCGACCTTTCGGTGCTGACCCACGTGCTGTGGGATTCGCCCGCCGAGCGTCCGACCGTCGAGCGCGAGGTGCTGCAACTGGTCAACCCTGACGCCAAGGAGGCGCTCGACCTGGCCGACGACATCGAGGAGCTGGAGGCCCAACTCGACGCCATGGCAGGGCAGTCCCGCGAGGCACTGAGCGAGTGGGTCATCAAGAAGGCCCACAACAAGCTCGCCATGGCGGGCAAGCGGCTGGAGAAACTGCGCGAGGAGGCGGCGGGCGCCGGCCGCTCCACCGCCGCCATCGACCGCGTCACCGGCCGCCAGCGCGCCGTCCGCGCCCGCGTCCTCACCGAGGCCCTCGGCATGGACGCGAGCATGGTGCAGACGCAGCTCTGAGGACCGGGGGCGCTGCGGGTACTGAGGACACCGGGGGCACCGAGGGAACCAGGGGCACTGGCGGATGAGGGATCAGGACGACCATGGGTGAGACACCGAGCACGCTCGACGAGCTGGCCCGCCGGGCCGGGAAGTGGCTGAGCCTGTCCGCCGCCGCTCCCGAGCGGCACACCGCCGCCGTGGTCGCGGACCGGTTCGACCGGATCACCTGGCGCGACACCTACGAGCAGTCGGCCGCACTGCGCGAACTGGCCGAGGAGCTGAACGGGCGCTACGCCCACGCCTACGCCCACACCTACGGCCGCAGCCACGAAGAGGCCCACGGCCGCCCCTCCGCCCGCCCGTACGACCACACCACTGACCTCCTGACCGACGCGTTCCTGGCCGCCTACAAGGTCAACCCGCGGTTGCGCGAGCGCGCGGAGATGGACCCCTCCCGGCTGGTCAACCACCAGGTCGTCACGTCACTGGTGGAGTCGCCGGAGTTCGCCGAGCTGCGTCGCGAGACGGCCGGCGACCCCTACGCCGCCGCCATGGCCGTGCTCGCCCAGGCCGCCGCGCTCCGCCGGATGCTGGAGCGCTCCCGGAACGCCCAGGACAAGGCCGAGCAGGCGAGGAAGACCCGGCAGGACGCCGAACGCGCGGCGACCGCCGTGGCCGAGGCGCTCCAGCAGGCGGCCGACGAGGGCGACGAGACCGGCGGGGCCGACGAGGACGGCGCCGTGCAGACCCCGGACGCCGCCGACGCCGTACAACAGGCGATCGAGGCCGCCGAAGCCGTCGAAGACGCTGCGCGGGAGGCCGCCCAGAGCGCCGCGCAGGCCCTCACCGCGGTGGCCCCCGGTATCCGTGTGGCCGCGCGGGCCGCGGCGGCGACGGCCGCCGAGGGTGCCCGGTCAGAGGCCGCGCTGATGCGGGCGTGGGGCGTCGGACCCGGCGAGCTGGAGCGGATGCCGTTCGACCGGCGGGCCCGCCTCGCCGAGCGGCTGCGCACCGGCCGGCTCGCGGAGTGGGCCGAACTGATCGGCCGCTTCCGGCAGATGGCCGACGGCGAGCGCGCCCGCAAGGTGGAGGGCGCGACCGGCGAGCTGGTCGGCGTCACCCTCGGCAACGACCTCTCCCGCGTCATCCCCTCCGAGCTGGCCAACCTCGGCCTGCCCGCCCTGCGTGCGGTGTTCGCCGCGCGCTACGCCGCCGGGGAGCTGATGCTCTACGACAGCCAGGGCGAGCAGAGGACCGGCCGGGGCGCGATCATCGCGTGCGTGGACACCTCGCACTCCATGTACGAGGCCGGGCCCGGCGGAATCACCCGGGAGGCGTGGGCCAAGGCGTGCGCCCTGGCCCTGCTTGACCAGGCCCGGCACGCGGGGCGTGACTTCGTCGGCATCCTGTTCTCCGCCGCCGACAGGCTCAAGGTCTTCCGCTTTCCGGCCGACAGGCCCGCCGACGTCGCCCAGGACCTCGACTTCGCGGAGACCTTCCTCGGCGGCGGCACCAGCTACCAGAGGCCGCTGTCGGCGGCCGGTGCTTTGCTGGAGGAGGAGTTCAACGACGCCGCCCGTATGCGCGGCGACATCGTGATGCTCACCGACGACGACTGCGGCGTCACCGAGGAATGGATGCGCGGCTGGAACGAAGCCAAGCACCGGCTGGGCTTCCGGGTCTTCGGCGTGGCCATCGGCGCCCCGCGCGTCGCGGAGGCCGACTCGGTCCTGGACGCGCTGTGCGACAACCTCCGCGCCGTCGAGGACCTCACCGACGTCCACGCCGCCGCCGATCTCTTCCGCGTGATCTGACCGTCAGGGGCGGGCGTAGGGCCGGGTCAGGATCTCCATGTTGTGTCCGTCCGGGTCGGCGAAGTAGGCGCCGCGGCCACCGAACAGGTCGTTGGTCCGGCCGGGTTCGGTGTGGGTGGGGTCCGCGTAGTACGTGACCCCGAGGACCTCCAGGCGGGCGATCATGGCGTCGAAGCGGGTGTCGGGCACGAGGAACGCGTAGTGCTGGGACTGGATCGGCCCGTCCCTGAACTCGTAGTAGTCCAGGGTCACGCCGTTGCCGAGGTCGACGGGCAGGAAGGGCCCGAAGGGGGCGCCGACCTTCAGCTCCAGGACCGCGGCGAGGAACTCGGCCGACAGCTGCCGGTCCGTCGCGTAGACGACGGCGTGGTTCAACTGGGCTGTGGTCGTGGGCAGTTCGGGGCTGTTCAGGTGCTGCTGGTCATGTGACATCAGTGAGGTGTCTCCGGGTCTTCGGATGCGTGCGCCGATGGGCGCGTGTACGCGCATGGGCGCTCTGGACATGGCGCACGCTTGGGCGGGCGCCTGCTGCAAAGACACGGAGAAGGGGCGGGGCTCTGGCCCGCCTCGCGCTCACGCCGAGGCCGGGAACCCCACTCGTGCATGGCCCAAGGCCGACCCGGCAGTCACCTGATCGACCTTAGTGTCGGGCCGGGGCGGGGGCAACGCCGTTTCTCGGCCGAGCCCGAGTGGGGTTCCCGGCCTCCCACGGCGCTGTCGCGGGCCGCCGACATCGCCCCCGCTCCACGAGCCCGGTGTCAGTTCACGGACACCGCCGACCAGGCCGCACCCACCGCCCGGTACTCCGCACTGCTCGCCCCGTACAGATCCTTCGCCGCGCTCAGCGTGGCGACCCGCGCGCCCGCGTACTTCGTGGACGACGTCATGTAGACCGTCAGCGCCCGGTACCAGATCGCGCCGAGCTTGGCCTTGCCGATGCCGGTCACCTTCGCGCCGTTGCAGGTCGTGCCGTTGTGGGCGACGCCGCCGATGGTCTTCGGGCCGCTGCCCTCCGCGAGCAGGTAGGCGAAGTGGTTGGCGACGCCCGAGGAGTAGTGGACGTCCAGGTCACCGACCGTGGAGGTCCAGCAGTCCGCGGAGTTGCCGTCCTTGGAGGGCTGGTCCATGTAGCGCAGGGCGGAGCGGCCGAAGCCGGACTTCACGATCTTCTCGCCGATCCGCCAGTCCCCGGGGTCTGCGGGGTTCTTGGCGTAGAACTCCACCAGCGTGCCGAAGATGTCCGACGTCGCCTCGTTCAGACCGCCGGGCTCGCCCGAGTACGTCAGCGCCGCCGTCTTGGACGTCACGCCGTGCGACATCTCGTGCCCGGCCACGTCCAGGGAAACCAGCGGCCCGAAGGTCTTCCCGTCACCGTCCCCGTACGTCATGCAGAAGCAACTGTCGTCCCAGAACGCGTTGTTGTACGCGCTGCCGTAGTGCACCCGGTTGAACGAGCCCTTGCCGTCTCCCGCGATGCCGCTGCGCCCGTGGACCTTCTTGTAGTAGTCCCAGGTGGTGTCGGTGCCGTACTGCGCGTCCACCGCCGCCGAGGCACGGCTCGAAGTCGCCCCGGTTCCCCAGTGGTTGTCGGCGTCGGTGAGGACGGGCGCGGGGGCACGCTGGTAGCAGATGATGAGGATGCAGGAGTCCGTCTTGTTCTTGGCGTCGCCCGTGTACGTGTTTCCCCGCGTGGGGTCGGAGAGTTGGTACGCCGAACCGGACCGCGTCGTCTCCAGCGGGACCTTGCCGCTGTAGAGGGACCGGCCGTCACCGGTCGCCGTCTCGATGCTGTCCCAGGCGTCGATCTGCTTGCCCGTCACCGCGTCGGTGAGGACCACGCGGGCGACGGGGTTGCCGAGCGAGTCCTTGCCGCCGGCCTCGGTGCGCCAGGCCAGCTTCGGAGCGCCGTGCAGGGCGTCGACGACCAACTGGGGCTTGGCGGTTATCTTGCGGAGCGTCTCGCCGACGTTCGCGAGACGCAGTGCCGCGGCGGCCAGGTCGGTGGCCTTCGGGGCGGACACCGACGGCGTGACGCTCGCGAGGGAGAGCGGACGCGTGGTGGCCCGGTCGGCGGCCCGGTAGTCGCCGTCCGCCGTCAGGTGGACCACGAAGTCGCCGCCCAGCACGGGCAGTTGGCGGTACGTCCGGTCGTAGCGCACATGCTGGGTGCCGTCCGCGTCGACGACCACGTCGCGGGCCTTGGTGCCCTGTGCGGAGGTGAGGCCCAGCCGGGCGGTCTGGTCGGCGAGCACCGCCGCCGCGTTGCCGAGGACGGTGTCCCGGGCCGGTCCGTCGGCCGTCACCGCGCTCGGGGCCAGTGCTCCCGCCAGCAGAGTGGTGGCCGCCGCCGATATACCGACGGTGGCGAGGCGCGAGCCTCGGATGTGCCGTGTCCGACTCATCGAACTCCTCGGGAAGGCACGCGAAACGCGTGGTGGTGGGGGGAGTGGGGAGTGCTGGTGGGGGTGTTCGCACAGTTCTAGGTGGCCCGGACCTGGCATGTCCATAGCGGACTGCCGGGGGATGTGTGAGGGGTGAGAATCGTTTCTGCAAAGGTCCGGGCACGCCGGGAGAGGCCGGTGGGAGCAAGCCCGGAGAGGCTGGGGAGAGCAAGCCCGGAGACGCCGGGGAGAGGAGACCACCGGGTGAGCGGCCGACTGCCCTTCTTCGTCTACGGGACCCTGCGCCCCGGCGAGCACAACCACGACCTCTTCCTGCGCGGCCGCACGCGCTCGGAGGTGCCGGGACGGCTCACCGGCGCGGTCCTCTACGACGGGCCGGGCTATCCGTACGCCGTCGAGGAACCCGGCGGCGTGGTGTGCGGGGAACTGGTCACGGCCGACCCCGACCGGTACGGCCGACTCCTCGGCGCCCTCGACCGTTTGGAGGAGTACGCCCCGGGCGACCCCGGCAACCTCTACGAGCGCGTGGCCAGAGAGGTGACCCGCGAGGACGGCACGGACGTACGGGCCTGGGTGTACGTGGCCGCCCCCACGGTCGCGGCGGCGCTGCGTGCGCGGGGCAGGCGCATCGACGGGGGCGACTGGCGGGCGCGCTGAGGCGGGGCATCACGCGACGCCCTTCTAGGGGCGCGGGATGTGTCCATTTGCGGCTCCGCCGCGTGGGCGCGACAAGCCACGACGAACCCGCAGCCGGCTACAAGCTCAGCCCACCCGCTCCACACGCTCGACCCGCACCGCACAGGCCTTGAACTCCGGCATCCGCGAGGTCGGGTCGAGGGCCGGATTGGTCAACGTGTTGGCCCGCCCCTCGCCCGGCCAGTGGAACGGCATGAACACGGTGTCGGGCCGAATGGAGGTGGTGATCCGCGCGGGCGCGACCGCGCGCCCCCGCCGGGACACCACGGCCAGCGGCTCCCCCTCCACGGCCCCGACCCGCTCGGCCAGCCGAGGATGCAACTCCACGAACGAGCCGGGCGCGGCGGCGTTCAGCTCATCCACCCGACGGGTCTGCGCACCGGACTGGTACTGCGAAACCACCCGCCCGGTGGTCAGCAGCACCGGATACTCCTCGTCCGGCTCCTCCGCCAGCGGCCGATGGTTCACGGCGACGAACCGCGCACGGCCGTCAGGCGTGGCGAACCGGTCGAGAAAGAGACGCGGGGTGCCGGGATGGGCTCCGGGCTCCTGGACGCCACCCTCCCGATCCTCGGCGGAGGCATCCGCGGAGCCACTCCCGGAGCTGTCCGCCGAGCTGTCAGCCGCGCCGTCCGCCGGACACGGCCAGAACACCCCGTTCTCCTCCGCCAGACGGCGATAGGTGATGCCCGAGTAGTCGGCGGGCCCGCCCGCGCTGGCCCGGCGCAGCTCCTCGAAGACCTCCTCCGGGTCCGTGGGGAAGCCCTTCTCCACGCCCAGCCGGTCGGCCAGTTCGTGCATCACGTACAGATCGCTGTGGACGCCCTCCGGAGGAGTGATCGCCTGCTTGCGCAGCAGGACCCGCCCCTCAAGGTTGGTCGTCGTGCCGCCCTCCTCGGCCCACTGGGTGACGGGCAGGACGACGTCCGCGAGCTCGGCCGTCTCGGACAGCACCACGTCGGCGACCGCGAGGAAGTCGAGGGACTTCAGCCGCTCCTCGACATGGGCGGCCCGAGGCGCGGACACCACCGGGTTCGACGCCATCAGCAGCAGCGCGCGGATGTCCGTACCCATGGCGTCGAGCAGCTCGTACGCGCTGCGGCCGGGCCCCGGCAGCGAGTCGGGGTCGACGCCCCAGACCTCGGCCACATGACGGCGGGCCGCGGGATCGTCGAGCTTGCGGTAGCCGGGCAACTGGTCGGCTTTCTGGCCGTGTTCACGACCGCCCTGCCCGTTGCCCTGCCCGGTGAGGCAGCCGTATCCGGAGAAGGGCCGCCCCGGACGCCCGGTCGCCAGGCAGAGGTTGATCCACGCGCCGACGGTGTCGGTGCCCTTGGAGTGCTGCTCGGGCCCGCGCGCGGTGAGCACCATCGCGGACTCCGGCTCGCAGAACATCCGCACGGTCTCCCGGAGTTGGGGGACCGAGACACCCGTGATGCGCTCCACGTACTCCGGCCAGTGCGCCATCGCGGCGGACCGCGCCTCCTCCCAGCCGCTGGTGCGCTCCTGGATGTACGCCTCGTCCGTACGCCCCTCCGCCACCACCAGGTGCAACAGTCCGAGCGCCAGGGCGAGATCAGTGCCGGGGCGGGGCGCGAGGTGCAGGTCGGCCTGCTCGGCGGTCCGGGTGCGGCGCGGGTCGATGACGACCAACGTGCCGCCGTTCTCCTTCAGTTCGGTGAGATAGCGGAGCGCCGGCGGCATGGTCTCGGCGAGGTTGGAACCGACCAGGATGACGCACCCCGTCTTCGGGATGTCCTCCAGGGGGAAGGGCAGTCCCCGGTCCAGGCCGAAGGCCTTGATGCCGCCGGCCGCGGCGGACGACATGCAGAAGCGGCCGTTGTAGTCGATCTGCGAGGTGCCGAGCACCACCCGGGCGAACTTCCCGAGCGTGTACGCCTTCTCGTTGGTCAGCCCGCCTCCGC from Streptomyces sp. NBC_00258 includes:
- a CDS encoding VWA domain-containing protein codes for the protein MGETPSTLDELARRAGKWLSLSAAAPERHTAAVVADRFDRITWRDTYEQSAALRELAEELNGRYAHAYAHTYGRSHEEAHGRPSARPYDHTTDLLTDAFLAAYKVNPRLRERAEMDPSRLVNHQVVTSLVESPEFAELRRETAGDPYAAAMAVLAQAAALRRMLERSRNAQDKAEQARKTRQDAERAATAVAEALQQAADEGDETGGADEDGAVQTPDAADAVQQAIEAAEAVEDAAREAAQSAAQALTAVAPGIRVAARAAAATAAEGARSEAALMRAWGVGPGELERMPFDRRARLAERLRTGRLAEWAELIGRFRQMADGERARKVEGATGELVGVTLGNDLSRVIPSELANLGLPALRAVFAARYAAGELMLYDSQGEQRTGRGAIIACVDTSHSMYEAGPGGITREAWAKACALALLDQARHAGRDFVGILFSAADRLKVFRFPADRPADVAQDLDFAETFLGGGTSYQRPLSAAGALLEEEFNDAARMRGDIVMLTDDDCGVTEEWMRGWNEAKHRLGFRVFGVAIGAPRVAEADSVLDALCDNLRAVEDLTDVHAAADLFRVI
- a CDS encoding VOC family protein, giving the protein MSHDQQHLNSPELPTTTAQLNHAVVYATDRQLSAEFLAAVLELKVGAPFGPFLPVDLGNGVTLDYYEFRDGPIQSQHYAFLVPDTRFDAMIARLEVLGVTYYADPTHTEPGRTNDLFGGRGAYFADPDGHNMEILTRPYARP
- a CDS encoding M4 family metallopeptidase, producing MSRTRHIRGSRLATVGISAAATTLLAGALAPSAVTADGPARDTVLGNAAAVLADQTARLGLTSAQGTKARDVVVDADGTQHVRYDRTYRQLPVLGGDFVVHLTADGDYRAADRATTRPLSLASVTPSVSAPKATDLAAAALRLANVGETLRKITAKPQLVVDALHGAPKLAWRTEAGGKDSLGNPVARVVLTDAVTGKQIDAWDSIETATGDGRSLYSGKVPLETTRSGSAYQLSDPTRGNTYTGDAKNKTDSCILIICYQRAPAPVLTDADNHWGTGATSSRASAAVDAQYGTDTTWDYYKKVHGRSGIAGDGKGSFNRVHYGSAYNNAFWDDSCFCMTYGDGDGKTFGPLVSLDVAGHEMSHGVTSKTAALTYSGEPGGLNEATSDIFGTLVEFYAKNPADPGDWRIGEKIVKSGFGRSALRYMDQPSKDGNSADCWTSTVGDLDVHYSSGVANHFAYLLAEGSGPKTIGGVAHNGTTCNGAKVTGIGKAKLGAIWYRALTVYMTSSTKYAGARVATLSAAKDLYGASSAEYRAVGAAWSAVSVN
- a CDS encoding gamma-glutamylcyclotransferase family protein — translated: MSGRLPFFVYGTLRPGEHNHDLFLRGRTRSEVPGRLTGAVLYDGPGYPYAVEEPGGVVCGELVTADPDRYGRLLGALDRLEEYAPGDPGNLYERVAREVTREDGTDVRAWVYVAAPTVAAALRARGRRIDGGDWRAR
- a CDS encoding molybdopterin oxidoreductase family protein gives rise to the protein MQTTATPTHCPYCALQCGMNLTPTPDGAGSPVEVTERPDFPVNRGALCGKGRTAPALLSPGVRLTSPLIRRAGVLEPAGWDEALDRIAEGLSRTRTEHGPDACGVFGGGGLTNEKAYTLGKFARVVLGTSQIDYNGRFCMSSAAAGGIKAFGLDRGLPFPLEDIPKTGCVILVGSNLAETMPPALRYLTELKENGGTLVVIDPRRTRTAEQADLHLAPRPGTDLALALGLLHLVVAEGRTDEAYIQERTSGWEEARSAAMAHWPEYVERITGVSVPQLRETVRMFCEPESAMVLTARGPEQHSKGTDTVGAWINLCLATGRPGRPFSGYGCLTGQGNGQGGREHGQKADQLPGYRKLDDPAARRHVAEVWGVDPDSLPGPGRSAYELLDAMGTDIRALLLMASNPVVSAPRAAHVEERLKSLDFLAVADVVLSETAELADVVLPVTQWAEEGGTTTNLEGRVLLRKQAITPPEGVHSDLYVMHELADRLGVEKGFPTDPEEVFEELRRASAGGPADYSGITYRRLAEENGVFWPCPADGAADSSADSSGSGSADASAEDREGGVQEPGAHPGTPRLFLDRFATPDGRARFVAVNHRPLAEEPDEEYPVLLTTGRVVSQYQSGAQTRRVDELNAAAPGSFVELHPRLAERVGAVEGEPLAVVSRRGRAVAPARITTSIRPDTVFMPFHWPGEGRANTLTNPALDPTSRMPEFKACAVRVERVERVG